In Oncorhynchus kisutch isolate 150728-3 linkage group LG11, Okis_V2, whole genome shotgun sequence, the genomic stretch AAACTGCATGTCATGTAAGTTTTATAAAGACAATTTGAAGTACTGTGTTTACGCTGCACTACATCCCTGGCCTCTACCCCCCTCAGCTTGTACTTGGGAAACCCCATGGACCCCCCTGATGTTATGGGAATGGATCCTTCCACTGCCCGGCCCACCAAACTACCCAACCGCACCAGGAGTgagtaggctacacacacacacacacacgcacacacacacacacacacacacacacacacacacacacacacacacacacacacacacacacacagagagttatTCTCTCCTTACAGTGTCTTCTTACCTCGTTATTTTTTTATTCATTCCTAAactctctccgtctttctctttctgtccatcagAGCagcctcctcctcgtcctccccaGCCTGCTGTCTTGATCCAGAGTAAGTCTGTCTCTCACGCTGAGTGTTTATTTAGCTGTCTATGTTGAGCTGACTATGACTCTCTGATGATAATGatgacgttgtgtgtgtgtgtgtgtgtgtgtgtgtgtgtgtgtgtgtgtgtgtgtagagccgTTCTATGACTCTGTGTTAGAtgaagatgatgaatatgaaggtGCTTCGTTGGGGCTGAAAAAAATGGGTGTGGCTATGGGCCTTAAACTCCGCCCGTGGGAGGGGCCAGGTGTAAGGTCGGCCAAAAGCGAGGTCTCGCTCATCGACTTCACCGATGACAGCTTTAGCTCGGCCACGTCCTCCCCTCTCACTGAGACATGCCTACCTGACCAGGACACACTCaaggtacgtacacacacacacacacacactgcgtggGCAAAATAAcagtcttctcttctctttctctctccaggacCTTCCTTCCATCCTAGACTGGCCCCTCCCTCTTCCTGCCTATGACGAGGTTGCCACGGAAGCTGAGGGCCAATTGGCAGACATGGAGGTTCGATCTATCACTGGATTGGCTGAGGGGATTTTAGCTCCGCCCAGCACCGATGCAGAGGGGAGGGGCTTAACACAGTCAGCTGATCTGTTCCAGGAGCTGCAGAGAGAGGtacgcttttatttctttcatcacattcccagtggttcagaagtttacatacactcaattagtatttggtagcattgcctttaaattgtttaacttgggtcaaacgttttgggaagccttccacaagcttcccacaataagtttggtgaattttgtcccattcctcttgacagagctggtgtaactgagtcaggtttgtaggcctccttgctcgcacacgctttttcagttctgcccacaaatgttctataggattgaggtcagggctttgtgatggccactccaataccttgactttgttgtcatcaaatcatcaaatgtatttatatagcccttcgtacattagctgatatctcaaagtgctgtacagaaacccagcctaaaaccccaaacagcgggtgtagaagcacggtggctaggaaaaactccctagaaaggccaaaacctaggaagaaacctagagaggaaccaggctatgtggggtggccagtcctcttctggctgtgccgggtggagattatgacagaacatggccaagatgttcaaatgttcataaatgaccagcatggtcgaataataataaggcagaacagttgaaactggagcagcagcacggtcaggtggactggggacagcaaggagtcatcatgtcaggtagtcctggggcatggtcctagggctcaggtcctccgaaagagaaaattagagagagcatatgtggggtggccagtcctcttctggctgtgccgggtggagattatgacagaacatggccaagatgttcaaatgttcataaatgaccagcatggtcgaataataataaggcagaacagttgaaactggagcagcagcacagccaggtggactggggacaggaaggagtcatcatgtcaggtagtcctggggcatgatcctagggctcaggtcctccgagagagagaaagaaagagagaaggagagaattagagaacgcacacttagattcacacaggacaccgaatatgacaggagaagtactccagatataacaaactaaccctagccccccgacacataaactactgcagaataaatactggaggagggacaggaggtgtgtggccccatccgaggacatccccggacagggccaaacaggaaggataaaccccacccactttgccaaagcacagcccccacaccactagagggatatcttcaaccaccaacttaccatcctgagacaaggctgagtatagcccacaaagatctccgccatggcacaacccaaggggggggcgccaacccagacaggatgaccacatcaatgaatcaacccactcaggtgacgcaccccttccagggacggcatgagagagccccagcaagccagtgactcagcctctgtaatagggttagaggcagagaatcccagtggaaagaggggaaccggccaggcagagacagcaagggtggttcgttgctccagagcctttccgttcaccttcccactcctgggccagactacactcaatcgtatgacccactgaagagatgagtcttcagtaaagacttaaaggttgagaccgagtttgcgtctctgacatgggtaggcagaccgttccataaaaatggagctctataggagtgttaagggaattttgatcaatgatgactaattatgtatacatttcaatcaggactgactagtccaaatgctattatatactgtacatatattaattttctctcttgctcccttttcccaattgtatataatatagtcaggagtttagtaacaatgacagtctgttcctttgtacaaatgaatgaactatctccagatggcagggacggactatctccagactgtctagaatgctgatttacaatgactgaccttggcttcaggcgaggagggaaggctcgagaactatagggcctctctacTAGTGTCAtgaagagatagaacatttagaaaacgctgacgtcattttcagtttataacctttATAAccttgaattaaacgctgttacctgacttttaagaccggggctctgtccattcttataaaAATATAGGGTCTTACAAGCCCTTCGAATGCATTGACAGAGTGATGAATTCTGATTGGGAAACAatacagaggaatttagaattccttcgACAAGgaaaaagccctgcctccagctgtttgcttagaaattctagggacaattaggaggcctgcgtcttgtgagcgtagcgtacgtgtaggtatgtacggcagtaccaaatcagagagataggtaggagcaagcccatgtaatgctttgtaggttagcagtaaaaccttgaaatcagcccttgctttgacaggaagccagtgtagggaggctagcactggagtaatatgataaaaaaatgtggttctagtcaggattctagcagccgtgtttagcactaactgaagtttatttagtgctttatccaggtagccggaaagtagagcattgcagtagtctaacctagaagtgacaaaagcgttgtccttaagtcattttgccacaacttatgcttggggtcattgtccatttggaagacccatttgcgacaaagctttaaattgctgactgatgtcttgagatgttgcttcaatatatccacataattttcttgcctcatgatgccatctattttgtgaagtgcaccagtccctcctgcagcaaagcagccacacaacatgatgctgcttgCAGCTTGCAagacccctttttcctccaaacataacgatggtcattatggccaaacagttctatttttgtttcatcagaccagaggacatttctctaacaagtacgatctttgtccccatgtgcagttgcaaaccgtagtctagctttttaatggcggtttttgagcagtggcttcttccttgctgagcggcctttcaggttatgtcgatataggactcgttttactgtggatatagatacttttgtccctgtttcctccagcatcttcacaaggtcctttgctgttattctgggattgatttgcacttttcacaccaaagtacgttcatctctaggagacagaacgcgcctccttcctgagcggtatgacggctgtgtggtcccatggtgtttatacttgtgtactattgtttgtacagatgaacgtggtaccttcaggtgtttggaaattgctcccaaggatgaaccagacttgtggaggtctacaattttttggtagattttttttgattttcccatgatgtctagcaaagaggcactgagtttgaaggtaggccttgaaatacatctacaggtacacctcctattgactcaaattatgtcaattagcctatcagaagcttctaaagccatgacatacatttctggaattttccaagctgtttaaaggcacagtcaacttaatgtatgtaaacttctgacccactggaattgtgatacaatgaattttaagtgaaataaactgtctgtaaacaattgttggaaaaatgacttgtgtcatgctcaaagtagatgtcctaaccgacttgccaaaactatagtttgttaacgagatttgtggagtggttgaaaagacgagtatgtaaacttccgacttcaactgtagattttTTTCTCTTCCTGCTGACCTGCAGGTGATGGTGAAACTGCGTGTTCCCATGACAGCCGGCcgttccctcccctcctcccccctccccctctccctggccCCCCCGGCCCCTCACAGACAGATCtaccttcctcccccctcctcctcttcttcctatGAGGACAGACCCATGCTACCTCCACGCTCCCCCATCCCACCCCTCCGCTCCTCCAAACGCATTTCCATAGGTGAGAGGGATGACACGCCCCCTCAGATCCCTCCCAGAGACCACGCcttctctcaaccctcctcccgCTCCGCTTCCCCCCTTCCTTTagttcctcccctctctgtctcccctctctcctcctcccccctttgtctcccaccccctcccctctccgtCTCCCCTCGTCAGAGGACAGGGCTGTATGGTGTTGTTGGTCCTCTCGGCTCTCtagtctcctcctccccctcttcctctcctccctcctccatctattcCTCCAGGCTCACTGCTGCCCCTCCTCCCAGCGCTTCATTGGATCCCCTTATTGACAGCTCTCAGAGTTCTGAACGCCCCGCCTACCTGGAGAGATATGGAGCTGCCAAAATGGCCACTGTCCGACCCATGATGAAACAGCAACCAGGTGGGGGTGGGGCAAGGCCTAACACctctttcaacaacaacaaccacaggaCTCAACATTTAACTACAGCTCCCAGCAGGCAATGGGAGAACAGCCTCATTCAGGTTAGAGATGTTCAGAACAAGCAGTGTAGAATGTGGCTGCATTCAAGGTGCTCTTTGTGTTTACCTGTTTATCTTGTCAGAAATACATTTAAATGCTTTTTGAAGTCGCAGGACTTCGGAACCTAATGAGATcctacaactgtgtgtgtgtgtgtgtgtgtaggtgcagGGGGCAGTGCATGGTGTGACAGCAGAGGAGTGTGAAGTGGCTCTGGAGACTCACAGCTGGAATATCCCTCAGGCCATATGCCAACTAAAggtacacacatacagacacacacacatactctctctctctctctaagatctctctccctctctctcttagatctctctctcttagatCTCTCtcttagatctctctctctctctaagatcTCTCTCTTAGATCTCTCTTAgatctctctctaacatctctctctaaGATCTCTCTCTTAGATCTCTCTCTTAgatctctctctaacatctctctctctctaagatcTCTCTCTTAgatctctctctaacatctctctctaagatctctctctaacatctctctcttAGATTGCTCTCTTAGAGAGAGATCTAAGAGAGAAATCTAAGAGAGACATGTTAGAGAGAGATCTTAGTGAGAGAaagatgttagagagagagatgttagagagagaaaggtgttCGAGAGAGatcttagagagagagatgttagagagagatcTAAGAGAGAgatctaacatctctctctctctctaagatcTCTCtcttagatctctctctctctctaacatctctctctctctaacatctctctctctctctctctctctctgttataggTTGAACAGTTGTTTCGCCTGGGTCTGCGTTCTAGATCAGAGTGCCAGGAGGTTCTAGAGCGTTGCCAGTGGAACCTAGAACAGGCAAGCATCCTGCTTCTGGACTCTTATGGGAAAGTAGGCTGAGACAGACTCCAGGACTACTGACCTATAACCCCACAGATCTAAACCTACAGACCAGAAACTGCATACATTTCCCTGTAAATACATACATTTAACCCTACAGACAGGAAACTACAGACATTTCCTTATAATTACAGACCTCGAACCTACAAACTGGAAACTACAGACATTTCCCTGTAATTACATACATTTAACCCTACAGACCTAAACCTACAGACAGGAAACTACAGACGTTTTCCTATAATTACAGACCATTAACCACCGATCTAAACCTACAGACCAGCCCACCTGTGTACTAGAGAACTGGGCAGGCCATAGAAATATACTTAATAGAACAGACATGGCTGAGTCCTACGAAGGGAAACACTGGACAAGCACACAACTGCATGCTCAGTAGTTAAgttattacagtgccttgcgaaagtattcggcccccttgaactttgcgaccttttgccacatttcaggcttcaaacataaagatataaaactgtatttttttgtgaagaatcaacaacaagtgggacacaatcatgaagtggaacgacatttattggatatttcaaacatttttaacaaatcaaaaactgaaaaattgggcgtgcaaaattattcagccccttaagttaatactttgtagcgccaccttttgctgcgattacagctgtaagtcgcttggggtatgtctctatcagttttgcacatcgagagactgaaattttttccaaTTCCTCCtagcaaaacagctcgagctcagtgaggttggatggagagcatttgtgaacagcagttttcagttctttccacagattctcgattggattcaggtctggactttgacttggccattctaacacctggatatgtttatttttgaaccattccattgtagattttgctttatgttttggatcattgtcttgttggaagacaaatctccgtcccagtctcaggtcttttgcagactccatcaggttttcttccagaatggtcctgtatttggctccatccatcttcccatcaattttaaccatcttccctgtccctgctgaagaaaagcaggcccaaaccatgatgctgccaccaccatgtttgacagtggggatggtgtgttcagggtgatgtgctgtgttgcttttacgccaaacataacgttttgcattgttgccaaaaagttcaattttggtttaatctgactagagcaccttcttccacatgtttggtgtgtctcccaggtggcttgtggcaaactttaaatgacactttttatggatatctttaagaaatggctttcttcttgccactcttccataaaggccagatttgtgcaatatatgactgattgttgtcctatggacagagtctcccacctcagctgttgatctctgcagttcatccagagtgatcatgggcctcttggctgcatctctgatcagtcttctccttgtatgagctgaaagtttagagggacggccaggtcttggtagatttgcagtggtctgatactccttccatttcaatattatcgcttgcacagtgctccttgggatgtttaaagcttgggaaatcttttgtatccaaatccggctttaaacttcttcacaacagtatctcggacctgcctggtgtgttccttgttcttcatgatgctctctgcgcttttaacggacctctgagactatcacagtgcaggtgcatttatacggagacttgattacacacaggtggattgtatttatcatcattagtcatttaggtcaacattggatcattcagagatcctcactgaacttctggagagagtttgctgcactgaaagtaaaggggctgaataattttgcacgcccaatttttcagtttttgatttgttaaaaaagtttgaaatatccaataaatgtcgttccacttcatgattgtgtcccacttgttgttgattcttcacaaaaaaatacagttttatatctttatgtttgaagcctgaaatgtggcaaaaggtcgcaaagttcaagggggccgaatactttcgcaaggcactgtatatagttatattatttagttatatatatatatatatatttgattaaTATCATGGTTAGTATTACACAGTCGCTCACAGGGTCAAATATGAAGTCTGAATATTTATTGTTTGGATGTCTAGGGATTATTTTTGTTGCTGTAATGACTTCAGCTCTCagagtgtgtgtgctcgtgtgtgtgtgtgtgtgtgtgtgtgtgtgtgtgtgtaaatacctGCTGTAAATGCTGTTGATTGTACTGGTGGTGATCTGCTGTGATCAGGGATATAAACCACATTCTGCTGTACCTGTAGCACTTTTCATGACTTCAACACTTGAGTCCACATGTAGTGTCCTGCACAGATATAACGTGTCATTAGAAAGCATGATGatgttgttgtattgtagataatGTACTATTGTGATGTTAATATTACATGGAATACAAGTATATATGGGTTGATAAGTCCTGTAAACAGTATAGTGTTTAAtggtgtgtgacagacagaagaTTTTAAGATGATAAGAATAATGATAATCA encodes the following:
- the LOC109900138 gene encoding activated CDC42 kinase 1 isoform X2 translates to MTEEGTEWLIDLLTDVQLQQYFLRVRDELNVTRLSHFDYVKNEDLEKIGMGRPGQRRLWEAVKRRRALCKRKSWMSKVFPGKRPDSDSDPQQPRGASPTLMTPGLTPSSDGPSSGAALTCLIREAELQLCERLGDGTFGVVRRGEWTGPTGQVLSVAVKCLKTDSVLDTEGLDDFIREVNAMHSLNHQNLIRLYGVVLTHPMKMVTELAPLGSLLDRLRKRQGHILISSLCGYAVQVACGMAYLEQRRFLHRDLAARNVLLSTNEMVKIGDFGLMRALPSHQDTYVMEESHKVPFAWCAPESLRSRSFSHASDTWMFGVTLWEMFTHGQEPWLGLNGSQILHKVDVEGERLVKPDDCPQDVYNMMLQTWSPQPDDRPTFTALRDFLLETMPTDMKALQDFEEPDKLQITINDIITIIEGRAELYWWRGQNRRTLRMGQFPRHVVTSVSGLSAQDISRPLTHSFIHTGHGDTDPHRSWGHADRIDSLYLGNPMDPPDVMGMDPSTARPTKLPNRTRKQPPPRPPQPAVLIQKPFYDSVLDEDDEYEGASLGLKKMGVAMGLKLRPWEGPGVRSAKSEVSLIDFTDDSFSSATSSPLTETCLPDQDTLKDLPSILDWPLPLPAYDEVATEAEGQLADMEVRSITGLAEGILAPPSTDAEGRGLTQSADLFQELQREVMVKLRVPMTAGRSLPSSPLPLSLAPPAPHRQIYLPPPSSSSSYEDRPMLPPRSPIPPLRSSKRISIGERDDTPPQIPPRDHAFSQPSSRSASPLPLVPPLSVSPLSSSPLCLPPPPLSVSPRQRTGLYGVVGPLGSLVSSSPSSSPPSSIYSSRLTAAPPPSASLDPLIDSSQSSERPAYLERYGAAKMATVRPMMKQQPGGGGARPNTSFNNNNHRTQHLTTAPSRQWENSLIQVQGAVHGVTAEECEVALETHSWNIPQAICQLKVEQLFRLGLRSRSECQEVLERCQWNLEQASILLLDSYGKVG
- the LOC109900138 gene encoding activated CDC42 kinase 1 isoform X1: MTEEGTEWLIDLLTDVQLQQYFLRVRDELNVTRLSHFDYVKNEDLEKIGMGRPGQRRLWEAVKRRRALCKRKSWMSKVQHTVFPGKRPDSDSDPQQPRGASPTLMTPGLTPSSDGPSSGAALTCLIREAELQLCERLGDGTFGVVRRGEWTGPTGQVLSVAVKCLKTDSVLDTEGLDDFIREVNAMHSLNHQNLIRLYGVVLTHPMKMVTELAPLGSLLDRLRKRQGHILISSLCGYAVQVACGMAYLEQRRFLHRDLAARNVLLSTNEMVKIGDFGLMRALPSHQDTYVMEESHKVPFAWCAPESLRSRSFSHASDTWMFGVTLWEMFTHGQEPWLGLNGSQILHKVDVEGERLVKPDDCPQDVYNMMLQTWSPQPDDRPTFTALRDFLLETMPTDMKALQDFEEPDKLQITINDIITIIEGRAELYWWRGQNRRTLRMGQFPRHVVTSVSGLSAQDISRPLTHSFIHTGHGDTDPHRSWGHADRIDSLYLGNPMDPPDVMGMDPSTARPTKLPNRTRKQPPPRPPQPAVLIQKPFYDSVLDEDDEYEGASLGLKKMGVAMGLKLRPWEGPGVRSAKSEVSLIDFTDDSFSSATSSPLTETCLPDQDTLKDLPSILDWPLPLPAYDEVATEAEGQLADMEVRSITGLAEGILAPPSTDAEGRGLTQSADLFQELQREVMVKLRVPMTAGRSLPSSPLPLSLAPPAPHRQIYLPPPSSSSSYEDRPMLPPRSPIPPLRSSKRISIGERDDTPPQIPPRDHAFSQPSSRSASPLPLVPPLSVSPLSSSPLCLPPPPLSVSPRQRTGLYGVVGPLGSLVSSSPSSSPPSSIYSSRLTAAPPPSASLDPLIDSSQSSERPAYLERYGAAKMATVRPMMKQQPGGGGARPNTSFNNNNHRTQHLTTAPSRQWENSLIQVQGAVHGVTAEECEVALETHSWNIPQAICQLKVEQLFRLGLRSRSECQEVLERCQWNLEQASILLLDSYGKVG